The following proteins come from a genomic window of Pseudomonas putida:
- the pilH gene encoding twitching motility response regulator PilH has translation MARVLIVDDSPTEMYRLTEWLEKHGHQVLKANNGADAVALARQEKPDAVLMDIVMPGMNGFQATRQLSKDPETSAIPVLIVTTKDQETDRIWAQRQGARGFVTKPVEEHALIAKLNEVLGA, from the coding sequence ATGGCCCGAGTTCTGATTGTCGACGATTCGCCGACAGAGATGTACAGATTGACCGAGTGGCTCGAAAAGCATGGCCACCAAGTGCTCAAGGCCAACAACGGCGCTGACGCTGTGGCCCTGGCCCGCCAGGAAAAGCCCGACGCGGTGCTGATGGACATCGTCATGCCCGGCATGAACGGCTTCCAGGCCACCCGGCAATTGAGCAAGGACCCGGAAACCAGCGCAATTCCTGTGCTCATCGTTACCACCAAGGACCAGGAAACCGACCGTATCTGGGCGCAGCGCCAGGGTGCGCGCGGCTTCGTCACCAAGCCGGTGGAAGAGCACGCCCTGATCGCAAAGCTCAACGAAGTGCTGGGCGCTTGA
- the pyrR gene encoding bifunctional pyr operon transcriptional regulator/uracil phosphoribosyltransferase PyrR gives MSLPNPADLIRQMAVDLRAHLARRGITEPRYIGIRTGGVWVAQALQQELGDTSPLGTLDVSFYRDDFSQNGLHPQVRPSELPFEVEGQHLVLIDDVLMSGRTIRAALNELFDYGRPASVTLVCLLDLDAGELPIRPNVLGATLSLAAHERVKLTGPAPLALERQDLATASAL, from the coding sequence ATGAGCCTACCCAATCCCGCCGACCTGATCCGGCAGATGGCTGTCGACCTTCGCGCCCATCTCGCCCGCCGCGGCATCACCGAGCCGCGCTACATCGGCATCCGCACCGGCGGCGTCTGGGTAGCCCAGGCCCTGCAGCAGGAACTGGGCGATACCAGCCCACTGGGCACCCTGGACGTGTCGTTCTACCGCGACGACTTCAGCCAGAACGGCCTGCACCCGCAAGTGCGCCCGTCAGAGCTGCCGTTCGAGGTCGAAGGCCAGCACCTGGTACTGATCGACGACGTACTGATGAGCGGCCGCACCATTCGCGCCGCGCTCAACGAACTGTTCGATTACGGGCGCCCGGCCAGCGTGACCCTGGTCTGCCTGCTTGACCTGGACGCCGGCGAACTGCCGATCCGCCCTAACGTGCTGGGTGCAACCCTGTCACTGGCCGCCCATGAACGGGTAAAATTGACCGGCCCCGCACCGCTCGCACTTGAGCGCCAGGACCTCGCCACCGCTTCCGCCCTTTAA
- a CDS encoding response regulator → MEQPLKVMVIDDSRTIRRTAQMLLGEAGCEVITASDGFDALAKIVDHQPQIIFVDVLMPRLDGYQTCAVIKHNSAFKDIPVILLSSRDGLFDKARGRVVGSDQFLTKPFSKEELLDAISAHVPGFAAHEQNAP, encoded by the coding sequence ATGGAACAACCCCTGAAGGTGATGGTGATCGACGATTCACGCACGATCCGCCGCACCGCGCAGATGTTGCTCGGTGAAGCAGGCTGCGAGGTGATCACCGCCAGCGACGGTTTCGATGCTTTGGCCAAGATCGTTGACCACCAGCCGCAGATCATCTTCGTCGACGTGCTCATGCCGCGCCTGGATGGCTACCAGACCTGCGCCGTGATCAAGCACAACAGCGCCTTCAAGGACATCCCGGTCATCCTGCTGTCTTCGCGCGATGGCCTGTTCGACAAGGCGCGCGGGCGGGTGGTCGGCTCCGACCAGTTCCTGACCAAGCCATTCAGCAAGGAAGAACTGCTCGACGCTATCAGCGCCCACGTGCCCGGGTTCGCCGCGCACGAACAAAACGCACCCTGA
- the gshB gene encoding glutathione synthase produces the protein MSVRLGIVMDPIASISYKKDSSLAMLLAAQARGWSLFYMEQRDLYQAEGKARARMRPLKVFADPARWFELGDEQDSPLAELDVILMRKDPPFDMEFVYSTYLLEQAEAEGVLVVNRPQSLRDCNEKLFATLFPQCTPPTLVSRRPDIIRAFAAQHGDVILKPLDGMGGTSIFRHRAGDPNLSVILETLTALGAQQIMAQAYLPAIKDGDKRILMIDGEPVDYCLARIPASGETRGNLAAGGRGEARPLSERDRWIAAQVGPTLRAKGLLFVGLDVIGDYLTEINVTSPTCIREIDAAYNTDIGGKLMDAIDRQLKAR, from the coding sequence ATGAGCGTTCGCCTCGGCATTGTCATGGACCCCATCGCGTCCATCTCCTACAAGAAGGACAGCTCGCTGGCCATGCTGCTGGCCGCCCAGGCCCGTGGCTGGAGCCTGTTCTACATGGAACAGCGCGATCTGTACCAGGCCGAAGGCAAGGCCCGCGCGCGGATGCGCCCACTCAAAGTGTTCGCCGACCCGGCGCGCTGGTTCGAGCTGGGCGATGAGCAAGACAGCCCGCTGGCCGAACTGGACGTGATCCTGATGCGCAAGGACCCGCCGTTCGACATGGAGTTCGTTTACAGCACCTACCTGCTGGAGCAGGCCGAAGCCGAAGGCGTGCTGGTGGTCAACCGCCCACAGAGCCTGCGCGACTGTAACGAAAAACTGTTCGCCACCCTGTTCCCGCAATGCACGCCGCCTACCCTGGTCAGCCGCCGCCCGGACATCATTCGCGCCTTCGCCGCCCAGCATGGCGACGTGATTCTCAAGCCCCTGGACGGCATGGGTGGCACCTCGATCTTCCGCCACCGGGCTGGTGACCCCAACCTGTCGGTCATTCTCGAAACCCTGACCGCACTCGGCGCCCAGCAAATCATGGCCCAGGCCTACCTGCCGGCCATCAAGGACGGCGACAAGCGGATCCTGATGATCGACGGCGAACCGGTCGACTACTGCCTGGCGCGCATCCCGGCCAGCGGAGAGACACGCGGCAACCTGGCCGCCGGCGGCCGTGGCGAAGCACGCCCTCTGAGCGAGCGTGACCGCTGGATTGCCGCCCAGGTCGGCCCGACCCTGCGTGCAAAAGGCCTGCTGTTCGTCGGTCTTGACGTGATCGGCGACTACCTGACCGAGATCAACGTCACCAGCCCGACCTGCATCCGCGAGATCGACGCGGCTTACAACACCGATATCGGTGGCAAGCTGATGGATGCCATTGATCGCCAGTTGAAGGCGCGCTGA
- a CDS encoding gamma-butyrobetaine hydroxylase-like domain-containing protein, whose amino-acid sequence MARMPTAINLHKASKTLSLTYGPDEVYHLPAEFLRVHSPSAEVQGHGNPILQFGKINVGLSGLEPAGQYALKLTFDDGHDSGLFTWEYLEQLCLRQEQLWAEYLDELHKAGKSRDPAETVVKLML is encoded by the coding sequence ATGGCCCGCATGCCCACCGCCATCAACCTGCATAAAGCCTCCAAGACCCTCAGCCTTACCTATGGCCCCGACGAGGTCTACCACCTGCCCGCAGAATTTCTGCGCGTGCACTCCCCCTCCGCCGAGGTCCAGGGCCACGGCAACCCCATCCTGCAATTCGGCAAAATCAATGTCGGCCTCAGCGGCCTTGAGCCCGCTGGCCAATATGCACTGAAACTGACCTTCGACGACGGCCATGACAGCGGTTTGTTCACCTGGGAATACCTGGAGCAGCTGTGCCTGCGGCAGGAACAACTCTGGGCCGAGTACCTCGATGAGTTGCACAAGGCCGGCAAATCCCGCGATCCTGCCGAAACAGTGGTCAAACTGATGCTCTAG
- a CDS encoding aspartate carbamoyltransferase catalytic subunit yields MTPIDAKRPLQLNDQGQLRHFLSLDGLPRELLTEILDTADSFLEVGARAVKKVPLLRGKTVCNVFFENSTRTRTTFELAAQRLSADVISLNVSTSSTSKGETLFDTLRNLEAMAADMFVVRHSDSGAAHFIAEHVCPDVAVINGGDGRHAHPTQGMLDMLTIRRHKGSFENLSVAIVGDILHSRVARSDMLALKALGCPDIRVIGPKTLIPIGIEQYGVKVYTDLTEGLKDVDVVIMLRLQRERMAGGLLPSEGEFYRLFGLTTARLAGAKPDAIVMHPGPINRGVEIESAVADGKHSVILNQVTYGIAVRMAVLSMAMSGQNTQRQLDQENAQ; encoded by the coding sequence ATGACGCCAATCGACGCCAAGCGCCCGCTGCAGCTCAATGATCAGGGCCAGCTGCGCCACTTCCTCTCGCTCGACGGTTTGCCCCGCGAACTGCTCACCGAGATCCTCGACACCGCCGACTCGTTCCTCGAAGTCGGCGCACGGGCCGTCAAGAAAGTCCCGTTGCTGCGCGGCAAGACCGTGTGCAACGTGTTCTTCGAAAACTCGACCCGCACCCGCACCACCTTCGAACTGGCCGCCCAGCGCCTGTCGGCCGACGTTATCAGCCTGAATGTGTCGACCTCCTCGACCAGCAAGGGCGAAACCCTGTTCGACACCTTGCGCAACCTCGAAGCCATGGCCGCCGACATGTTCGTCGTGCGCCACTCCGACTCGGGTGCCGCGCACTTCATCGCCGAGCATGTATGCCCGGATGTCGCGGTGATCAACGGCGGTGACGGCCGCCATGCGCACCCTACCCAAGGCATGCTCGACATGCTGACCATCCGCCGCCACAAAGGCAGCTTCGAGAACCTGTCCGTGGCGATCGTTGGCGATATCCTGCACTCGCGTGTGGCACGCTCCGACATGCTCGCGCTCAAGGCGCTGGGCTGCCCGGACATCCGCGTGATCGGCCCGAAAACCCTGATCCCGATCGGTATCGAGCAATACGGCGTGAAGGTCTACACCGACCTCACCGAAGGCCTGAAGGACGTCGATGTGGTGATCATGCTGCGCCTGCAGCGTGAACGCATGGCCGGCGGCCTGCTGCCCAGCGAGGGTGAGTTCTACCGCCTGTTCGGCCTGACCACCGCGCGCCTTGCCGGCGCCAAGCCGGACGCCATCGTCATGCACCCTGGACCGATCAACCGCGGCGTGGAGATCGAGTCGGCGGTGGCTGACGGCAAACATTCGGTGATCCTCAACCAGGTCACCTACGGCATCGCCGTGCGCATGGCGGTGCTGTCCATGGCCATGAGCGGGCAGAACACGCAACGTCAACTCGACCAGGAGAACGCCCAGTGA
- the hslV gene encoding ATP-dependent protease subunit HslV, whose translation MTTIVSVRRHGKVVMGGDGQVSLGNTVMKGNAKKVRRLYNGEVIAGFAGATADAFTLFERFEAQLQKHSGHLVRAAVELAKEWRTDRSLSRLEAMLAVANKDASLIITGNGDVVEPEDGLIAMGSGGAYAQAAARALLNKTDLSAREIAETALNIAGDICVFTNHNLTIEEQDLAE comes from the coding sequence TTGACCACCATCGTTTCTGTCCGCCGTCACGGCAAAGTCGTCATGGGCGGCGACGGCCAGGTATCTCTCGGCAACACCGTCATGAAAGGCAACGCCAAAAAGGTGCGGCGCCTTTACAACGGTGAGGTCATCGCCGGTTTCGCAGGCGCCACCGCCGACGCGTTCACCCTGTTCGAGCGCTTCGAAGCCCAACTGCAGAAACACTCCGGGCATTTGGTACGTGCCGCCGTTGAGCTGGCCAAAGAATGGCGTACCGACCGTTCCCTGAGCCGCCTGGAGGCCATGCTGGCCGTGGCCAACAAGGACGCATCGCTGATCATCACCGGCAACGGTGACGTGGTCGAGCCAGAGGACGGCCTGATCGCCATGGGCTCCGGCGGCGCCTACGCCCAGGCCGCGGCACGCGCCCTGTTGAACAAGACTGATCTTTCGGCCCGCGAAATCGCCGAAACCGCCCTGAACATCGCCGGTGACATTTGCGTGTTCACCAACCACAACCTGACCATCGAGGAGCAGGACCTGGCCGAGTGA
- the hslU gene encoding ATP-dependent protease ATPase subunit HslU: MSMTPREIVHELNRHIIGQDDAKRAVAIALRNRWRRMQLPAELRAEVTPKNILMIGPTGVGKTEIARRLAKLANAPFLKVEATKFTEVGYVGRDVESIIRDLADAAMKMLREQEIIRVRHRAEDAAEDRILDALLPQARVTSFSEEAAQTSSDSNTRQLFRKRLREGQLDDKEIEIEVADAVGVEIAAPPGMEEMTNQLQSLFANMGKGKRKARKLKVKEALKMVRDEEASRLVNDDDLKAKALEAVEQHGIVFIDEIDKVAKRGNVGGADVSREGVQRDLLPLIEGCTVNTKLGMVKTDHILFIASGAFHLSKPSDLVPELQGRLPIRVELKALTPEDFERILQEPHASLTEQYRELLKTEGLNIEFKADGIKRLAEIAYQVNEKTENIGARRLHTLLERLLEEVSFSAGDLASAHDEAPIQIDAAYVNGHLGELAQNEDLSRYIL, translated from the coding sequence ATGTCCATGACCCCCCGCGAGATTGTCCACGAACTCAACCGCCACATCATCGGCCAGGACGACGCCAAGCGCGCCGTGGCCATCGCCCTGCGCAACCGCTGGCGGCGGATGCAGCTGCCAGCCGAGCTGCGTGCCGAGGTGACCCCGAAGAACATCCTGATGATCGGCCCCACCGGCGTCGGCAAGACCGAAATTGCCCGCCGCCTGGCCAAGCTGGCAAACGCACCATTCCTCAAGGTCGAGGCAACCAAGTTCACCGAGGTGGGCTACGTTGGCCGCGATGTCGAGTCGATCATCCGCGACCTGGCCGACGCCGCCATGAAGATGCTGCGTGAGCAAGAGATCATCCGCGTGCGCCACCGCGCCGAAGATGCCGCCGAAGACCGTATTCTCGACGCACTGCTGCCGCAAGCCCGGGTCACCAGCTTCAGCGAGGAAGCCGCGCAGACCAGCAGCGACTCCAATACTCGCCAGCTGTTCCGCAAGCGCCTGCGTGAAGGCCAGCTGGACGACAAGGAAATCGAAATCGAGGTGGCCGATGCCGTCGGCGTCGAAATCGCCGCGCCGCCAGGCATGGAAGAGATGACCAACCAGCTGCAGAGCCTGTTCGCCAACATGGGCAAGGGCAAGCGCAAGGCGCGCAAGCTCAAGGTCAAGGAAGCGTTGAAGATGGTTCGCGACGAAGAAGCGAGCCGCCTGGTCAACGATGATGACTTGAAGGCAAAGGCCCTGGAAGCGGTCGAGCAACACGGCATCGTGTTCATCGACGAAATCGACAAGGTGGCCAAGCGTGGCAACGTCGGCGGCGCTGATGTGTCCCGTGAAGGCGTGCAGCGCGACCTGCTGCCGCTGATCGAAGGCTGCACCGTCAACACCAAGCTGGGCATGGTCAAGACCGACCACATCCTGTTCATCGCCTCCGGCGCGTTCCACCTGAGCAAACCGAGCGACCTGGTCCCTGAGCTGCAAGGCCGCCTGCCGATTCGCGTGGAACTCAAGGCGCTGACCCCGGAAGACTTCGAGCGAATCCTGCAGGAGCCGCACGCTTCGCTGACCGAACAGTACCGAGAGCTGCTCAAGACCGAAGGGCTGAACATCGAGTTTAAAGCCGACGGTATCAAGCGCCTGGCCGAGATCGCCTACCAGGTCAACGAGAAGACCGAAAACATCGGTGCCCGCCGCCTGCACACCCTGCTCGAGCGCCTGCTCGAAGAGGTGTCGTTCAGTGCCGGCGACCTGGCCAGCGCACATGATGAAGCGCCGATCCAGATCGACGCAGCTTACGTGAACGGCCATCTGGGTGAGCTGGCGCAGAACGAAGACCTGTCGCGCTACATTCTGTAA
- a CDS encoding YqgE/AlgH family protein produces MKTLAPSYLKHQFLIAMPHMADPNFAQTLTYIVEHNANGAMGLVVNRPQELNLADILEQLRPDEEPPASTLQVPIYQGGPVQTDRGFVLHSSECSYQATVELQGLSLSTSQDVLFAIAEGVGPQKSLITLGYAGWEAGQLEAELADNAWLNCPFDPDIIFGLASEQRLGAAAASLGINLSLLTSQAGHA; encoded by the coding sequence ATGAAAACCCTCGCCCCGAGCTACCTCAAGCATCAGTTCCTGATCGCCATGCCGCACATGGCCGATCCGAACTTCGCCCAGACCCTCACGTACATCGTCGAGCACAACGCCAATGGCGCCATGGGCCTGGTGGTCAATCGACCTCAGGAGCTGAACCTGGCGGACATTCTCGAGCAGTTGCGCCCGGACGAGGAACCGCCGGCCAGCACCCTGCAGGTGCCGATCTACCAGGGTGGCCCGGTGCAGACCGACCGCGGCTTCGTACTGCACAGCAGCGAATGCAGCTACCAGGCCACTGTCGAGCTGCAGGGCCTGTCGTTGTCCACCTCGCAGGATGTGCTGTTCGCCATCGCCGAAGGTGTCGGGCCACAAAAGAGCCTGATCACCCTGGGCTATGCCGGCTGGGAAGCGGGGCAACTGGAGGCGGAACTCGCCGACAACGCCTGGCTGAACTGCCCGTTCGACCCAGACATCATTTTTGGCCTGGCCAGTGAACAGCGCCTGGGAGCCGCAGCCGCCAGTCTGGGCATCAACCTCAGCCTGCTGACCAGCCAGGCGGGCCACGCCTGA
- the ruvX gene encoding Holliday junction resolvase RuvX, whose translation MAELRLLLGFDYGSKQIGVAVGQVVTGQARELCTLKAQNGVPDWAQVEKLINEWKPDAIVVGLPLNMDGTPSEMSARAEKFARRLNGRFNLPVHTHDERLTTFEAKGERMARGGQRGSYRDNPVDAIAAALLLQGWLEANT comes from the coding sequence ATGGCCGAGCTGCGCCTGCTGCTGGGCTTCGACTACGGCAGCAAACAGATTGGCGTGGCCGTCGGCCAGGTAGTGACCGGTCAGGCACGTGAGCTGTGCACGCTCAAAGCGCAGAATGGCGTGCCGGACTGGGCCCAGGTGGAAAAGCTGATCAATGAGTGGAAGCCCGACGCCATCGTTGTCGGCCTGCCGCTGAACATGGACGGCACGCCAAGCGAAATGAGCGCCCGCGCCGAAAAGTTCGCCCGTCGCCTCAACGGCCGCTTCAACCTGCCGGTGCACACCCACGATGAACGCCTGACCACCTTCGAGGCCAAGGGTGAGCGCATGGCCCGTGGCGGCCAGCGCGGCAGCTACCGTGACAATCCGGTCGATGCCATCGCCGCGGCCCTGCTACTGCAAGGCTGGCTGGAGGCCAACACCTAA
- the phaC gene encoding class II poly(R)-hydroxyalkanoic acid synthase, giving the protein MSNKNNDELQRQASDNTLGLNPVIGIRRKDLLSSARTVLRQAMRQPLHSAKHVAHFGLELKNVLLGKSSLAPEGDDRRFQDPAWSKNPLYRRYLQTYLAWRKELQDWIGNSDLSPQDISRGQFVINLMTEAMAPTNTLSNPAAVKRFFETGGKSLLDGLSNLAKDMVNNGGMPSQVNMDAFEVGKNLGTSEGAVVYRNDVLELIQYSPITEQVHTRPLLVVPPQINKFYVFDLSPEKSLARFCLRSHQQTFIISWRNPTKAQREWGLSTYIDALKEAVDAVLAITGSKDLNMLGACSGGITCTALVGHYAALGEKKVNALTLLVSVLDTTLDTQVALFVDEQTLESAKRHSYQAGVLEGSDMAKVFAWMRPNDLIWNYWVNNYLLGNEPPVFDILFWNNDTTRLPAAFHGDLIEMFKNNPLTRADALEVCGTAIDLKKVKCDIFSVAGTADHITPWQSCYRSAHLFGGKIEFVLSNSGHIQSILNPPGNPKARFLTGADRPGDALAWQENADKHADSWWLYWQTWLSERAGDLKKAPARLGNRAYAAGEAAPGTYVHER; this is encoded by the coding sequence ATGAGTAACAAGAACAACGATGAGTTGCAGCGGCAAGCCTCGGACAACACCCTGGGCCTGAACCCGGTCATCGGCATCCGCCGCAAGGACCTGCTGAGCTCTGCGCGTACCGTGCTGCGCCAGGCCATGCGCCAGCCGCTGCACAGCGCCAAACACGTGGCACATTTCGGCCTGGAGCTGAAAAACGTGCTGCTGGGCAAGTCCAGCCTCGCCCCCGAGGGCGACGACCGTCGCTTCCAGGACCCGGCCTGGAGCAAGAACCCGCTGTACCGCCGCTACCTGCAAACCTATCTGGCCTGGCGCAAGGAGCTGCAGGACTGGATCGGCAACAGCGACCTGTCGCCCCAGGACATCAGCCGCGGGCAATTCGTCATCAACCTGATGACCGAAGCCATGGCGCCGACCAATACCCTATCCAACCCGGCGGCGGTCAAACGCTTCTTCGAAACTGGCGGCAAGAGCCTGCTCGACGGCCTGTCCAACCTGGCCAAGGACATGGTCAACAACGGCGGCATGCCCAGCCAGGTCAATATGGACGCCTTCGAAGTGGGCAAGAACCTCGGCACCAGCGAAGGCGCCGTGGTGTACCGCAACGACGTGCTGGAGCTGATCCAGTACAGCCCAATAACCGAGCAGGTACACACCCGCCCGTTGCTCGTGGTGCCGCCACAGATCAACAAGTTCTACGTCTTCGACCTAAGCCCGGAAAAAAGCCTGGCGCGCTTCTGCCTGCGCTCGCATCAGCAGACCTTCATCATCAGCTGGCGCAACCCGACCAAAGCCCAGCGTGAGTGGGGCCTGTCGACTTACATCGACGCGCTCAAGGAAGCGGTCGACGCGGTCCTGGCGATTACCGGCAGCAAGGACCTGAACATGCTCGGTGCCTGCTCTGGCGGCATCACCTGCACCGCACTGGTTGGCCACTACGCCGCGCTGGGCGAGAAGAAGGTGAATGCCCTGACCCTGCTGGTCAGCGTGCTGGACACCACCCTGGATACCCAGGTCGCATTGTTCGTTGACGAGCAGACCCTCGAGTCGGCCAAGCGTCACTCCTACCAGGCAGGCGTGCTCGAAGGCAGCGACATGGCCAAAGTGTTCGCCTGGATGCGCCCCAACGACCTGATCTGGAACTACTGGGTCAACAACTACCTGCTCGGCAACGAGCCGCCGGTGTTCGACATCCTGTTCTGGAATAACGACACCACGCGCCTGCCGGCGGCCTTCCACGGCGACCTGATCGAGATGTTCAAGAACAATCCGTTGACCCGCGCCGATGCACTGGAAGTGTGCGGGACCGCCATCGACCTGAAAAAGGTCAAGTGCGACATCTTCAGTGTAGCCGGCACCGCAGACCATATTACCCCGTGGCAATCGTGCTACCGCTCGGCGCACCTGTTTGGCGGCAAGATCGAGTTTGTCCTGTCCAACAGCGGCCACATCCAGAGCATCCTCAACCCGCCCGGTAACCCAAAAGCGCGTTTCCTGACCGGTGCAGACCGCCCCGGCGACGCGTTGGCCTGGCAAGAGAACGCAGACAAGCATGCCGACTCCTGGTGGCTGTATTGGCAGACATGGCTGAGCGAGCGCGCCGGCGACCTGAAAAAGGCGCCGGCCCGTTTGGGCAACCGTGCCTATGCCGCAGGTGAAGCCGCACCGGGAACTTACGTTCACGAACGTTGA
- a CDS encoding energy transducer TonB: MTLPADIPADLLPPRVRPVDRLGFTLFLAALVHLALILGVGFTVVKPAEIRQTMDITLATFKSEKPPEKADFQAQANQQGSGTLEKKAVPTTTEIAPFQDSKINKVTPPPAAKPEVKPPPAPQKSAVATQAPKAQKVEPKPKESKPQPKPAATPDFDSSQLSSQIASLEAELSNEQQMYAKRPRIHRLNAASTMRDKGAWYKEEWRKKVERVGNLNYPDEARRQQIYGNLRMMVSINRDGSLYEVLVLESSGQAVLDQAAQRIVRLAAPFAPFTGDLAEYDRLEIIRTWRFARGDRLSSN, encoded by the coding sequence ATGACGCTGCCCGCCGACATCCCCGCCGACCTGCTTCCACCCCGCGTTCGCCCGGTGGACCGGCTTGGCTTTACCCTGTTCCTGGCTGCCCTGGTGCACCTGGCGCTGATCCTCGGCGTGGGCTTTACCGTGGTCAAGCCGGCTGAAATCCGCCAGACCATGGACATCACCCTGGCCACCTTCAAAAGCGAGAAGCCGCCCGAGAAGGCCGATTTCCAGGCCCAGGCCAACCAGCAAGGCAGTGGCACCCTGGAGAAGAAGGCGGTACCCACCACCACCGAGATCGCGCCGTTCCAAGACAGCAAGATCAACAAGGTCACCCCGCCGCCGGCGGCAAAGCCTGAGGTGAAACCGCCGCCTGCACCGCAAAAATCCGCCGTGGCCACCCAGGCGCCCAAGGCGCAGAAGGTCGAGCCCAAGCCGAAGGAAAGCAAGCCGCAGCCCAAACCGGCAGCAACGCCGGATTTCGACAGCTCGCAGCTGTCGAGCCAGATCGCCAGCCTTGAAGCCGAGCTGTCCAACGAACAGCAGATGTACGCCAAGCGCCCGCGCATTCACCGCCTGAACGCTGCCTCGACCATGCGCGACAAGGGCGCCTGGTACAAGGAGGAGTGGCGCAAGAAGGTCGAGCGGGTGGGCAACCTCAATTATCCCGACGAAGCACGCCGCCAGCAGATCTACGGCAACCTGCGGATGATGGTGTCGATCAACCGTGATGGATCGCTGTATGAAGTGCTGGTACTGGAGTCGTCCGGGCAGGCGGTGCTGGACCAGGCAGCCCAGCGCATCGTGCGGCTGGCGGCGCCGTTTGCGCCGTTTACCGGAGACCTGGCGGAATACGACCGACTGGAAATCATCCGTACCTGGCGGTTTGCCCGTGGAGATCGGCTTTCCAGTAACTGA
- a CDS encoding dihydroorotase — MTLSILGARVIDPKSGLDQVTDLHLDGGRIAAIGAAPAGFSASRTIQANGLIAAPGLVDLGVSLREPGYSRKGTIASETRAAVAGGVTSLCCPPQTKPVLDTSAVAELILDRAREAGNSKVYPIGALTKGLEGEQLAELVALRDTGCVAFGNGLKEIPNNRTLARALEYAATFDLTVVFHSQDRDLALGGLAHEGAMASFLGLPGIPETAETVALARNLLLVEQAGVRAHFTQITSARGARLIAQAQQLGLPVTADVALYQLILTDESLREFSSLYHVQPPLRSAADRDGLREAVRSGVIQAISSHHQPHERDAKLAPFGATEPGISSVELLLPLAMTLVDDGLLDLQTLLARLTSGPAAAMRLPAGELKLGGAADLVLFDATASTVAGEQWYSRGDNCPFIGHCLPGAVRYTVVDGHVCHEG, encoded by the coding sequence GTGACCCTCAGCATTCTTGGCGCCCGGGTCATCGACCCCAAGAGTGGCCTGGACCAAGTCACCGACCTGCACCTGGACGGTGGCCGCATTGCCGCCATCGGCGCGGCCCCGGCCGGCTTCAGCGCCAGCCGTACAATCCAGGCAAATGGCCTGATCGCCGCACCCGGCCTGGTCGACCTCGGCGTATCGCTGCGCGAGCCGGGTTACAGCCGCAAGGGCACCATTGCCAGTGAAACCCGTGCCGCCGTGGCCGGTGGCGTCACCAGCCTGTGCTGCCCACCGCAGACCAAGCCGGTGCTCGATACCTCGGCAGTGGCCGAGCTGATCCTCGACCGCGCCCGCGAAGCCGGCAACAGCAAGGTCTACCCCATCGGCGCCCTGACCAAGGGCCTGGAAGGCGAGCAACTGGCCGAACTGGTCGCCCTGCGTGACACCGGTTGCGTAGCCTTCGGCAACGGCCTGAAAGAAATCCCCAACAACCGTACCCTGGCCCGTGCCCTGGAATACGCTGCCACCTTCGACCTGACCGTGGTCTTCCACTCCCAGGACCGCGACCTGGCCCTGGGCGGCCTGGCCCATGAAGGCGCGATGGCCAGTTTCCTCGGCCTGCCCGGCATCCCGGAAACCGCCGAGACCGTGGCCCTGGCGCGCAATCTGCTGCTTGTAGAACAGGCCGGCGTACGTGCGCACTTCACACAGATCACCAGCGCCCGTGGCGCGCGGCTGATCGCCCAAGCCCAACAACTCGGCCTGCCGGTGACCGCCGATGTGGCGTTGTACCAGCTGATCCTCACCGACGAGTCGCTGCGGGAGTTCTCAAGCCTCTACCACGTGCAGCCGCCACTGCGTAGCGCCGCCGACCGCGATGGCTTGCGCGAAGCAGTCAGATCAGGTGTGATCCAGGCGATCTCCAGCCATCACCAGCCGCACGAGCGCGATGCCAAGCTGGCCCCGTTCGGTGCCACCGAGCCAGGTATCAGCAGCGTCGAGCTGCTGCTGCCATTGGCCATGACGCTGGTCGATGATGGCCTGCTCGACCTGCAGACCCTGCTCGCCCGCCTGACCAGCGGCCCGGCCGCTGCCATGCGCCTGCCGGCGGGTGAACTGAAGTTGGGTGGTGCGGCAGACCTGGTGCTGTTCGATGCCACGGCCTCGACGGTTGCCGGCGAACAGTGGTACTCGCGCGGCGACAACTGCCCGTTCATCGGCCACTGCCTGCCCGGCGCGGTGCGTTACACCGTGGTCGACGGGCACGTCTGCCACGAGGGCTGA